The proteins below come from a single Crossiella sp. CA-258035 genomic window:
- a CDS encoding thiamine pyrophosphate-binding protein, producing the protein MELNSYLYRRLAEAGVARAFGVPGSFVMPIWQTFKGKPDIILSRHETGAAFMADGWSRATGNLGVVLATIGPGLVNCVPGVASAYRDSIPLLVVTGQAPTASLGRGAFLESYSLDRSVAPTELFRPITKASLEIVDAANADFLIDTAISLALSGRRGPVHLSIPIDLQAAALPERAASAPPLAVTSAFRGQAQDGVARLAEELAAAARPLVLLGWGAELAGVGPEVELLARRLDAPVLSSTKAVAAVSPASAHALGHLGPGQRSDLLPFVTGYDPDLVLILGASLSAFYAAPLAGLLAKARTVRVDVDPDQLFLRHQPDVAVQADLRTLLPELRAALDAVPVTREPVVPQRLAEFRARWARAAAAQELPYADTVSMSGVLSRIGEYLPPEAVVVPDAGNHWLDTLSLHRPPVAGGLRLNVGLGAMGWAIGASVGLALSGQVGRTVLVTGDGSMLMHGTELSVAAEHGANLVALVFNNRSHGRVRLGQKLDFDGDLIGTGLPKIDFTQWMSAMGVRSFRISRPEDVDPVLREAFATPGTVGVEIECHPDEVPACLRNWIEDVA; encoded by the coding sequence ATGGAACTCAACTCCTACCTCTACCGGCGGCTCGCTGAGGCCGGCGTCGCGCGTGCCTTCGGCGTGCCCGGTTCGTTCGTGATGCCGATCTGGCAGACCTTCAAGGGCAAGCCGGACATCATCCTGTCCCGGCACGAGACCGGCGCGGCGTTCATGGCCGACGGCTGGAGCCGCGCCACCGGCAACCTGGGCGTGGTGCTGGCCACCATCGGACCCGGCCTGGTGAACTGCGTGCCGGGAGTGGCCAGCGCCTACCGCGACTCCATCCCGCTGCTGGTGGTCACCGGCCAGGCGCCCACCGCCAGCCTGGGCCGGGGCGCGTTCCTGGAGTCCTACTCGCTGGACCGCAGCGTCGCGCCGACCGAGCTGTTCCGCCCGATCACCAAGGCGTCACTGGAGATCGTGGACGCGGCCAACGCGGACTTCCTGATCGACACCGCGATCTCGCTGGCCCTCTCCGGCCGCCGCGGTCCGGTGCACCTGAGCATCCCGATCGACCTGCAGGCCGCCGCGCTGCCGGAGCGGGCCGCGAGCGCGCCGCCGCTGGCGGTGACCAGCGCCTTCCGCGGGCAGGCCCAGGACGGGGTGGCCCGGCTGGCCGAGGAGCTGGCCGCGGCGGCCCGCCCGCTGGTGCTGCTGGGCTGGGGCGCGGAGCTGGCCGGGGTGGGGCCCGAGGTCGAGCTGCTGGCCCGGCGGCTGGACGCGCCGGTGCTCTCCTCCACCAAGGCGGTGGCCGCGGTGTCCCCGGCCAGCGCGCACGCCCTCGGCCACCTCGGCCCAGGGCAGCGTTCGGACCTGCTGCCCTTCGTCACCGGCTACGACCCGGACCTGGTGCTGATCCTGGGCGCCAGCCTGTCCGCCTTCTACGCCGCCCCGCTGGCCGGGCTGCTGGCCAAGGCCCGCACGGTGCGGGTGGACGTGGATCCCGACCAGCTCTTCCTGCGGCACCAGCCCGATGTCGCGGTGCAGGCCGACCTGCGCACCCTGCTGCCGGAGCTGCGCGCGGCACTGGACGCCGTTCCCGTCACGCGGGAACCCGTTGTGCCGCAACGGCTCGCCGAGTTCCGGGCGCGCTGGGCGCGGGCCGCGGCGGCGCAGGAGCTGCCGTATGCCGACACCGTGTCCATGTCCGGGGTGCTCAGCCGGATCGGCGAGTACCTGCCCCCGGAGGCGGTGGTGGTGCCGGATGCCGGGAACCACTGGCTGGACACGCTGTCCCTGCACCGGCCGCCGGTGGCGGGCGGGCTGCGGCTCAACGTCGGGCTGGGCGCGATGGGCTGGGCCATCGGCGCCTCGGTCGGCCTCGCGCTCTCCGGCCAGGTCGGGCGCACCGTGCTGGTCACCGGGGACGGCTCGATGCTGATGCACGGCACCGAGCTGTCCGTGGCCGCCGAGCACGGGGCGAACCTGGTCGCGCTGGTGTTCAACAACCGCTCGCACGGCCGGGTCCGGCTGGGGCAGAAGCTGGACTTCGACGGCGACCTGATCGGCACCGGCCTGCCCAAGATCGACTTCACCCAGTGGATGTCCGCGATGGGCGTGCGCTCCTTCCGGATCAGCCGCCCCGAGGACGTGGACCCGGTGCTGCGCGAGGCTTTCGCCACCCCGGGCACGGTCGGGGTGGAGATCGAGTGCCACCCGGACGAGGTGCCCGCCTGCCTGCGGAAC
- a CDS encoding galactosyltransferase-related protein, which produces MSARPACSVIVPVYARRHDLARLLGKLGEQTGAPEFEVLVVENGRRLNYRWLRQREWPFPVRYEYVADGAQAKARNVGAALAAAPRLLFLDSDIDPGPNTVAALGNGERPGVVMADVVFPARTKVSLATHLYDVPAYFRTTYRARARTGLSFRDFVSCSFTMSREEFLALGGFDEGFTHYGYEDVEFAWRAEKAGIPFHLGGAKVAHHKQLGPTAVHARAQQLGRSAVHFVRRHPDLEDTLPLGVRDTLDGVLAFPPVFDIDRLLREAAWIERQLTMLRRGPSLGRARGLIARGREVYHEITRFGRYQGISTELARLDTRTTTQERGGHGTQLLPLPAAR; this is translated from the coding sequence GTGAGCGCCCGCCCCGCCTGCTCGGTGATCGTGCCGGTCTACGCCCGCCGGCACGACCTGGCCAGGCTGCTCGGCAAGCTGGGCGAGCAGACCGGCGCGCCGGAGTTCGAGGTCCTGGTGGTGGAGAACGGCCGCAGGCTCAACTACCGGTGGCTGCGCCAGCGGGAGTGGCCGTTCCCGGTGCGCTACGAGTACGTCGCCGACGGCGCGCAGGCCAAGGCGCGCAACGTCGGCGCCGCGCTGGCCGCCGCGCCCCGGCTGCTGTTCCTGGACTCCGACATCGATCCCGGGCCGAACACCGTGGCCGCGCTGGGCAACGGCGAGCGGCCGGGCGTGGTGATGGCCGACGTGGTCTTCCCGGCCCGCACCAAGGTCAGCCTGGCCACCCACCTCTACGACGTGCCCGCCTACTTCCGCACCACCTACCGGGCCAGGGCGCGCACCGGACTCTCCTTCCGGGACTTCGTCTCCTGCTCCTTCACCATGTCCCGCGAGGAGTTCCTGGCGCTGGGCGGCTTCGACGAGGGCTTCACCCACTACGGCTACGAGGACGTGGAGTTCGCCTGGCGCGCGGAGAAGGCGGGCATCCCGTTCCACCTGGGCGGGGCCAAGGTGGCCCACCACAAGCAGCTCGGGCCCACCGCGGTGCACGCCCGCGCGCAGCAGCTGGGCCGCTCCGCCGTGCACTTCGTCCGGCGGCACCCCGACCTGGAGGACACCCTGCCGCTGGGCGTGCGGGACACCCTGGACGGGGTGCTGGCCTTCCCGCCGGTCTTCGACATCGACCGGCTGCTGCGCGAGGCGGCCTGGATCGAACGCCAACTGACCATGCTGCGCCGCGGCCCGAGCCTGGGCCGGGCGCGCGGGCTCATCGCCCGTGGCCGGGAGGTCTACCACGAGATCACCCGGTTCGGCCGCTACCAGGGCATCAGCACCGAGCTGGCCCGGCTGGACACGCGCACCACCACACAGGAAAGGGGTGGCCATGGAACTCAACTCCTACCTCTACCGGCGGCTCGCTGA
- a CDS encoding histidinol-phosphate transaminase, translating into MTSTDQQLPAPGSTAMLERCTLPPFTPGSQTFDLPGVIRLAQNESIHGPSPAAVAAIAAEAGRAHRYPDATAATLAGRVAETYGLRPEQVVVGNGVDELLLFCAVTFLTGDAIGMVTGNTYPGHWSAVDSVGARRLTVPLRGNRIDVPAVAAALRGRPITAFLCNPHNPTGTVLTAEEVAVLVEAAERGGSLLVLDEAYMDFAEPDQARSAAEHVRKGAPVIVLRTFSKLHGLAGLRCGYALASPGLADRLRRVKHVTVYNVNRYALAAAEASLGDTAFADTVRARTRAAMAHFLTAIEDLPWIRAQATVTNFLHCELDWDALLVSQELQQRSVLVRPCADMGFPRHIRVSVGTEEELDQLVAALTEIATELGQP; encoded by the coding sequence ATGACCAGCACCGACCAGCAGCTGCCCGCACCGGGCTCGACCGCCATGCTCGAACGCTGCACGCTGCCGCCGTTCACCCCCGGCAGCCAGACCTTCGACCTGCCCGGTGTGATCCGCCTGGCGCAGAACGAGAGCATCCACGGTCCCTCCCCCGCCGCGGTGGCCGCGATCGCCGCCGAGGCGGGCCGGGCGCACCGCTACCCCGACGCCACCGCGGCCACGCTGGCCGGCCGGGTGGCCGAGACCTACGGGCTGCGGCCCGAGCAGGTGGTGGTGGGCAACGGGGTCGACGAGCTGCTGCTGTTCTGCGCGGTCACCTTCCTCACCGGCGACGCGATCGGCATGGTCACCGGCAACACCTACCCCGGGCACTGGTCCGCGGTGGACTCCGTCGGCGCCCGGCGGCTGACCGTTCCGTTGCGCGGCAACCGGATCGACGTGCCCGCGGTGGCCGCCGCGCTGCGCGGCCGGCCGATCACCGCGTTCCTGTGCAACCCGCACAACCCGACCGGCACCGTGCTCACCGCCGAGGAGGTGGCCGTGCTGGTGGAGGCCGCCGAACGCGGCGGCTCGCTGCTGGTGCTGGACGAGGCATACATGGACTTCGCCGAACCGGACCAGGCCCGCAGCGCCGCCGAGCACGTGCGCAAGGGCGCGCCGGTGATCGTGCTGCGCACCTTCTCCAAGCTGCACGGCCTGGCCGGGCTGCGCTGCGGCTACGCGCTGGCCTCGCCGGGGCTGGCAGACCGGCTGCGCAGGGTCAAGCACGTCACCGTCTACAACGTCAACCGCTACGCCCTGGCCGCGGCCGAAGCCAGCCTGGGCGACACCGCCTTCGCCGACACCGTGCGGGCGCGCACCAGGGCCGCGATGGCGCACTTCCTGACCGCCATCGAGGACCTGCCGTGGATCCGGGCGCAGGCAACCGTGACCAACTTCCTGCACTGCGAGCTGGACTGGGACGCGCTGCTGGTCAGCCAGGAGCTGCAACAGCGCAGCGTGCTGGTGCGGCCCTGCGCGGACATGGGTTTCCCGCGCCACATCAGGGTTTCCGTCGGCACCGAGGAGGAGCTGGACCAGCTGGTGGCGGCGCTGACCGAGATCGCGACCGAACTGGGCCAGCCGTGA